DNA from Petropleomorpha daqingensis:
CGCACGAATCCGCGCAGGCCGGCCGGCGGTCGTTCCGGGGGGCGGGGATCACGCCGGGACGGCGGCAGCGGCGGGCGGCGGGGGGAAGCGTCCGCCGCGGTCACCCCGGCAGAATCTCACGCTCCGCAGTCGTTCAGCGACAGGCGGACGGGGTGTCTCCGGCCGGGACGGCGTCCGGCTCCTCGACCATCCCGAGCACCGCCCGCGCCGTCGGCTCCGGCGCCTCGAGCATCGCCACGTGACCGACGCCCTCGAGCACCAGCAAGCGGGCGCCGGGCACCGCGGCCGCCAGCCGTGGCGCCAGGCGCGGGTCGACCAGCCGGTCGCGGTCGCCCCAGATCACCAGCGTCGGCGGCGTGAGCCGCTCGGCCATCCGCCAGGCACCGTTGACCTTGAGGTAGGAGGTGATCAGGCCGCGCATGCTGCGCACCAGGGCGCGGTCGGCCCAGGGCTGGGCGGCCCGGTCGCGCATCTCCTCGACCGCCTCGTCGATGCGCTCCTTCGGCACCCGCGCCGGGTCGCCGAAGCAGATGTCCACCATGGCGCGGACGTGCTGCTCCGGGGCGATCCCGGCCATCCGCTTCTCGGCCAGACCGGCGACGCCGGGCAGCAGGAGGAGCAGCAGCATCCGGCTGAACGACGGGGGCACGCGGTAGACCGGCATCGCCGGGGAGATCAGGGTCAGCGAGGCGACCCGGTCGGGACGGCGGGCGGCGACCAGCAGGCTGACCAGCCCGCCCAGGGAGTTGCCGAGCAGGTGGACCGGCCTGCCCTGCGCCTCCCCCGGCTGCGCGGCGATGTGCTCGAGCAGGTCGACGACGGCGCGGGCGTGCCCCCGGATCGTGTAGCGGTGCCCCGCCGGTGGCTCGGAGCGGCCGAAGCCGGGCAGGTCGACCGCCCAGCCGTCGAAGCGCACCCGCAGCAGGGCCGCGAGATCGGTCCAGTTGGTGGAGGCGCCGCCGAGCCCGTGCACGTACAGCGCGCGCTCGCGGGGTGCGCCGTCGTCCGCACCGTCCACGGGACCGCTCCACGGGATCTGCCGGACGAACACCTCGCCGTCGCCGACGGCGACCATCTCACCCGGCCACGGCGCGGGCAGGGTGTCGAGCACGGGCAGGGGCGTCGTGGACGACGACGCGGGGACGACGGGGCCTGGCACGTACTCGACGGTAACTCCGTGCCTCGCGCGGCCGGGGTGACCCGCCGGTAACATCTGCCCCGCCATGCAGAACCCTCGCCAGGCCGCCGCCCCGGTCCGCCGCACCTCGCGCCTACCCCGTAGCGCGCGGCGGATGCAGCTGCTGCAGGCCGCGCAGGACGTCTTCGTCGCCCAGGGCTTCCACGCCGCGGCGATGGACGACATCGCCGACCGCGCCGGCGTCAGCAAGCCGGTGCTCTACCAGCACTTCCCGGGCAAGCGGGAGCTGTACCTGGCGCTGCTCGAGCAGCACGTCGACGAGCTGACCGAGCGGGTCGCTTCCGCGATGGCCGACACCGAGGACAACCGGGCCCGCGTCGACGGCGCCGTCGGCGCCTACTTCGACTTCATCGACGCCGAGGGTGAGGCCTTCCGGCTCGTCTTCGAGTCCGACCTGCGCAACGACGACGACGTCCGCGCCGTGGTCGACCGCGGGACCCGCGCGTGCGTCGAGGCGATCGCCGAGGTCATCGCCGGCGACACCGGTTCCGATCCCGAGCGGGCGCTGCTGCTGGCCTCCGGGCTCACCGGCCTGGCCGAGACCAGCGCGCGGTGGTGGCTGCCGCGCAAGGGCACCGTCTCCCGCGACGAGGCGGTGACGCTGATGTCCTCGCTCGCCTGGCGCGGCATCTCCGGCTTCCCCCGCCTCGAAGATCACTGACGTTCGCTTTCGGCGCAGCTCCGCGGCGGGTCCCCGGCGGGGTCGCTGGGCTAGCGTGAGATCAGCCGCCAACCGGAGGAGGCATCCGCCCCGTGGAAGTCAAGATCGGTGTTCAGCACTCTCCTCGTGAGCTGATCATCGAGAGCCCGAAGACCCCAGACGAGATCGAGGCCGAGGTGTCGGCCGCGATGTCCGGGTCGTCGAAGACCGGCCTGCTCACCCTCGTCGACGACCGGGGCCGCCGCGTCGTCGTCCCGGTCGACCGCATCGCCTACGTCGAGATCGCCCAGCCCGACCAGCGTCGCGTGGGCTTCATCGCCGGGGCCTGAACCACCGCGCCGAAGGGCGTCTCCGCTCCCGCGGAGGCGCCCTTCGTCATGTCACGTCGACGACGGTGCGCCACTGCTCGCGCGGCCCCGCCGTCTCGGCGACCAGTTCCGCGTACAGCTCGGCGATCTCGACGGGCCGGATCGGGCCGTCGTCCCGGACCAGCCCGCGCACCGTCGCCGTCGCGACGTGGATGCCCTCGGGCGCCAACGCCTCCGCGAGCACCGTCACCAGGGCGCGCAGCGCGGCCTTCTGCACGCCGAGGCTGGGCGCGGCCGGGCGTGGGTCGTCGGCGGCCCCGCCCCCGGTGACCAGCACCGTGCCGCTGCCGCGCTCCCGCATGCCGGGCAGCACGGCCTGCACCGCCGTCTGCAGACCGATCACACCGGCGGCGAGGTCGGCGGCCAGCTCCTCCGGCGTCAGGTCCGCAGCCGTCGTCTGCCGGCGGCCGACGGCGTTGTAGAGCAGGACGTCGGCCGGGCCGGCGTGGGCGGTGAAGAGCCCGATCGCCCTCGTCAGGGCGGCGGCGTCGCCGGCGTCGGCCGGTGCCCAGCCCGCTGTGATCCCGTCGGCCTGCAGGCCCTCCCCCAGCTCGGTGAGCCGGTCGGCGTCCCGGGCCACCAGGGCGACGTCGTAGCCGTCGCGGCCGAAGCGGCGCGCGGTCGCCCCGGCGATGCCGGGGCCGGCACCGATCACGATCAGGTGCGGCACGGTGTCGCCTTCCGTCAGGGGTTGAGGCCCAGTCGCTTCATGCGGTCGGTGTGCGCGGCGGTGATCCGCTCGATCAGCCGGCCGATCCCGGCCAGGTCGCCGGTGCCCTGGATGATCAGCTCGGCGAGCTGGTCGTGCTCGCCGATGACCGCCTGCGACTGCGAGATCGCCTCCCCCACCAACCGGCGTCCCCACAGCGCCAGGCGCCCGGCGACGGTCCGGTCGGCCTTGATCGCGGCGCGCACCTCCCGGACGGCGAAGTCGGCGTGCCCGGTGTCGGCGAGGACGTCGAGCACCAGCTCGCGGTCCGGAGACGGCAGGAAGGAGGCGATCTCCCGGTAGAAGTCGGCCGCCAGCCCGTCGCCGACGTAGGCCTTCACCAGGCCCTCCAGCCAGGTGCTGGGTCGGGTGCTCTCGTGGAAGGCGTCCAGCGCGCGGACGAACGGTGTCATCGCCTCGGTCGGGTCGGCGCCGAGCTCCAGCAGCCGCTCGCGCAGCCGCGCGAAGTGGCCCATCTCGGCCACCGCCATCCCGGCCAGCGCGGCCCGGCCCTCCAGCGACGGCGCGAGGCGGGCGTCCTCGGCGAGCCGGTCGAAGGCGGTCAGCTCGGCGTAGGCCAGCGCCCCCAGCAGGTCGACGACGGCACGGGTGTCGACCTCTGACACGCGCTCCCCTTTCGAGTGGGACGGGCCACAGTTCCGCCGCGGCGCGCCGAGGCTAGCCCGTGCCCTGGTTACCATGGGAATCGGCGAGCCGTCTGGTTTGCTACTGCATGTATCTGTGCGCTGACTAACGCTGAGCGACGCCCCACCGGGGCGAGCCACCTGGGCCCCTTCCCGACGCCCGGTCCGCTGGCGGTGTCGGCGCTGGAACTGATCCCGCGACACCGAATCCGGGACAGCGCCGGTCCGGCGGAATCCGCCGCCGAGCCGCCTGCCCCCCAGCCGACCTGAGGCGAGAGAACTGACCGCACCCGAGAACACCGCCGCCACCCCCGACCTGGAGCGCGCCGAGACCGGCGCCCCCGCCCCCGAGGCGATCGAGCAGGACGTCGAGCAGCTCGGCGGCGCACCGGTCGAGGAGACCGCACCGCTGTTCAGCGACTTCGACGTGCACCCCGACGTCGTCGCGGCGCTGGCCGAGGTGGGCATCACCCGCACCTTCGCGATCCAGGAGCTGACGCTCCCGCTGGCGCTGGCCGGCCACGACCTGATCGGCCAGGCCCGCACCGGCACCGGCAAGACCCTCGGCTTCGGCGTCCCGCTGCTGCAGCGGATCGTCCCGCCGGCCGAGGGCGGCGACGGCGTCCCGCAGGCGCTGGTCGTCGTCCCCACCCGTGAGCTGTGCGTCCAGGTCGCCCGCGACCTGGCCACCGCCGGCAGCAAGCGCGGCATCCGCGTGCAGGCCATCTACGGCGGCCGCGCCTACGAGCCGCAGGTCTCCGCGCTCAAGGGCGGCGTCGAGGTCGTCGTCGGCACCCCGGGCCGGCTGCTCGACCTGGCCGAGCAGGGCCACCTGATCCTCGGCAAGGTCCGCGCGCTGGTCCTCGACGAGGCCGACGAGATGCTCGACCTGGGCTTCCTGCCCGACATCGAGCGGATCCTCGGCATGGTCCCGACGCAGCGCCAGACCATGCTCTTCTCGGCCACCATGCCCGGCCCGATCGTGACCCTGTCCCGGTCGTTCATGACCCAGCCGACGCACATCCGCGCCCACGGCAACGACGAGGGCTCGACCGTGCCGCAGACGACGCAGTTCATCTACCGGGCGCACAACCTGGACAAGCCCGAGCTGCTCGCCCGTGTCCTGCAGTCCCGCGACCGCGGTCTGGTCATGGTCTTCTGCCGCACCAAGCGCACCGCGCAGAAGGTCGCCGACGACCTCGTCGAGCGCGGCTTCGCCGCGGCCGCCGTGCACGGCGACCTCGGCCAGGGCGCCCGCGAGCAGGCGCTGCGCGCGTTCCGCAGCGGCAAGGTCGACGTCCTGGTCGCCACCGACGTCGCCGCCCGCGGCATCGACGTCACCGGCGTCAGCCACGTCGTGAACTACCAGTGCCCCGAGGACGAGAAGACCTACGTGCACCGGATCGGCCGCACCGGGCGCGCCGGGCACACCGGCGTCGCGGTGACCCTGGTCGACTGGGACGACATCCCGCGCTGGCAGCTGATCAACAAGGCGCTCGAGCTGGACTTCGAGAACCCGCCGGAGACGTACTCCACCTCGCCGTGGGTGTACACCGACCTCGACGTCCCCGAGACGGCGACCGGTCGCCTGCCCCGCGCGCAGCGGACCCGCGAGGGCCTCGACGCCGAGGTGCTCGAGGACCTCGGCGAGACGGGCAAGAAGAACCGCGGCGGTCAGTCCGGCCAGCGAGGCCCGGCACGCGACGGCGACGAGCCGGAGCGCCCGCGCAAGAGCCGCCCGCGCCGGCGTACCCGGGGTGGCGGCGGTGCCGCTGCCTCCGGCGAGTCGGCCCCGGCCGAGGCGCCCGTGGCCGCCGCCGGTGAGGGCGGTGCCCCGGCCCGTCGCCGCCGGCGTCGGCGTGGCGGTGCCAACCGCGGCGGCGGCTCCGAGTCCGCCGCGTAATTTCTCTCCCGTGGCCACGCTGCGCTGCCCGCCCCTGCGGGTGTGGGTCTGGACGGCGGCCACGCTCGTGCTGGTCGTCGTCGCCACCCTGCTGTGGCGCGGTTCGGACGCCGCGGCGACCTCCCGCTCGACCGCCGCACCGGCCGTCGACCCCACCGGGTCGCCGGCCGGTGCGCTGTCGCAGGCCTGGACGCGCACGGCCGGCGTGCTGCCCGAGCAGGTGGTCGCCGGCGACCGGGTGATCATGGGCGACCGGCACGGGATCACCGCGCTCGACCCGGCGACCGGGGATCCCGTCTGGCACTACACCCGCAGCAACGCCGTGCTGTGCGGGGTGACCGCCACCGAGGGCGTGGCCGTGGCGGTGTTCCGCACCCGGATCCGCTGCGACCAGGCGGTCGCGCTGCACGCCGACACCGGCGGCTACGCGTGGACCCGCAGCGTCGACCTCGACTCCGACGTCACCCTGCGCAGCACCCGGAGCACGGTGCTCGCGGTCTCCCGCGGCAGCGTGGTCGTGATCGACCCGCTCGGGGACAACATCCGCTGGCGTTCCGCCCCGCACGGCTGCAGCATCCTCGACGCGGTGCCCGGCTCGTCGGGCATCGCGGTCCTGCTCCGCTGCCCCGGAACGCAGGCGCTGCGGGTGCGGTTGCTCGACGGCGGCCAGGGCAACGCCGCCTGGACCCAGGACCTGTCGACCAACGACGGCAGCCAGGTCCAGCTCGCCGGGGCGGACGGCGGGGTCGCCGTCGTCGTCGGGGACGAGCTGCAGTTCCTCTCCGCCGCCGACGGGACCGTCACGACGGTGCTCCCGCTGCCGGCCGCCGGGCAGGACGACGCGCGCCCGATGTCCGCGGTCGCCGGACCGCTCGTGCTGACGTGGGCCCGCGGCACGCTGGTCGCCCGCGCGAGCGACCTCGCCGTCCTCTGGCAGGTGCCCGCGCTGGGCCTGCCCACCCCGCAGACCTCGCTGAAGGCCCTGGCGATGTCCTCGCCCCTGCTGGTCCCGGAGGAGGGCGCGTTCGTCGCGCTCAACCCGTCGAACGGCCAGGAGACCGGCCGGTCGTCGGTCGACGGGCCGCCGACCGGCGGGGTGGCCACGCCGATCGGCGACGTCGTCGTCTACCGGCTGCCCGACCGGGTGATCGCGTACAGGTAGGGCCTCCCCTCGCGGCATTCGCGCGCCCGGCGCGGTTACATGGGGGCATGGTCCTGCCCGGTGGCACCTCCGACGCCGTCCCGCTGTCCATCGCACCCAACGACCTGCGCCAGCTCGCCGACCACGACGCGAGCCACCGGACGTTCGACGGCGGTGCCGGGCCGCTGGTCGCGCTGGACACCGGGCCCGCCGACGGCGCGACGGTGCTGCTGGTCGCCGGCTACACCGGTACCAAGGAGGACTTCGCACCGCTGCTGCGCCCGCTCTGCAGCGCCGGCTACCGCGCGGTCGCCCTGGACCAGCGCGGTCAGTTCGAGTCGCCGGGTCCCGACGACCCGGCCGCCTACACCGTCGCCGAGCTGGCCGCCGACCTCATGGCCGTGGGCCGGGTGCTGCGCGCGGAGACGTCGGGGCCGCTGCACCTGCTCGGGCACAGCTTCGGCGGGCTGGTCGGCCGCGCCGCCGTCCTGGCCGAGCCGGCGCTGTTCACCTCGCTGACCCTGCTGGGGTCGGGGCCGTCGAAGCTGGTCGGCCCGCGTGCGGTGCTGCTGGAGTACATGCGCCCGCTGCTGGCCGAGGGCGGCGTGCCCGCGGTGCACGAGGCGATGCAGCAGCTGGCGATGACCGATCCCAAGGCCCAGGCCGTGCCGGCGCCGACGCGGGCGTTCCTCACCCAGCGGTTCCTCGCCAACAGCGCGGCCGGGCTGCTCGGCATGGCCGACGCGATGACCACCGAGCCCGACCGGGTGGCCGAGCTGGCCGCGACCGGCCTCCCGGTGCTGGTCGCGCACGGCGTGGCCGACGACGCGTGGACGCCGGAGGCGCAGGCCGACATGGCGCAGCGGCTGGGCGCCCGGCACGAGGTGATCCCGGGGTCGATCCACTCCCCCGCGATCGAGAACCCGGCGCGCACCCTCGAGGTGCTCCTGGACTTCTGGGGCAGCGTCTCGGCAGCGGGCTCCTCGGTCGCGTCATGACGTTCACCGCCGACGAGGACCGCCTCGGGTTCTTCGGGCCCGAGAGCGTGACCTGGCGGGTGCACACCGACCCGTCGTTCTCCGTCGGTGGACTGCGGGCGCTGCTGCTGCAGGCGCTGCACCCGGTCGCGATGGACGGCGTGGCGCGCAACTCCGCCGCCCGGGAGGACCCGTGGCCGCGGCTGGTGCGCACCGCCGCCTACGTCGACACGCTGACCTTCGGCACCCGGACCGACGCGCTGCGCGCGGTGGGCCGGGTGCGCGGTCTCCACCACCGCCTCGGGGTCGACGACCCGGAGCTGCTGCGGTGGGTGCACTGCTGCGAGGTCGACTCGCTGCTGTCGTGCGCCCGCCGCGCCGGGGTGCCGCTGACCGACGACGACGCCGATCGCTATGTGGCCGAGCAGCGGACGGCGGCGTCGCTCATCGGCGCGGCGGAGGCCCCTGCCACCGTGGCCGCGCTGGGCGCCTACTTCTCCCGGATGCGGCCGGTCCTGGCGGCCACCCCCGCCGCGCGGGACGCCGCCCGGCTGGTGCTCAGGCCCCCGATGCCGACCTGGGTCCGCTTCCTCACGCCCGCGCGCCCGGCCTGGGGCGGCCTGGCCGCGCTCGCCTTCGCGTCGCTGCCCCCGTGGGCGCGGCGGATGTACTCGATGCCGGGGCTGGGGGTCACCGATGCGGCGGCGACCGCCGGCCTGCGGGCCTTCCGCCAGGCGGTGCTGCCGCTGCCGCAGCGGGTGCGCCGATCGCCGATCGTGTGGGCCGGCTACGAGCGGGTGGCCGCGCCGCTCTCGGCCTGATCGAGGCGCTGCCGCGCGGCCTGCTCGATCGCGGCGCGGACCCGGTCGAGGCTCTCCGAGCGCAGCTTCCACTGCTGCCAGTGCAGGACGACGTCGACCGCGCCGTCCGGGTCCAGTTCCACCAGCGCACCGCCCGGCCGCTGCAGGTCGAGGACCATGCCCCAGCCGAAGCCGAGGACGATCGCGGCGAGGAAGTCCGCCGACGCCGGCACGTGGTGCGCGGGCGGGTCGGCGTCCGGGCCGAGCCGGCGGCGCAGGTAGACGTGCTGCAGGTCGTCCTTGCGGTCGAAGACGACGATCGGCGCCCGGCGCAGCGCCTCGCGCGTCGGGCCGTCGGGGAACCAGCGGGCGGCGAAGTCCGGGGCGGCCATCGGGCGGTAGCGCATGCTGCCGAGGCGGGTGACCGAGCAGCCGGGCACCGGATCGGCCTCGGTGGTGATCGCGGCCATGACCGCGCCGGCCCGCAGCAGGGCGCTGGTGTGCTCCTGGTCCTCGCGGTGCAGGTCGAGGGTGTACTCGGCGGCCAGCGGCGCGAGCGCGGGCAGCACCCAGGTGTTCATCGAGTCGGCGTTGACCGCGATCGGCAGGGCCGGTGGACGTTCCGCGGTGCCGCCGCCGAGCTCGCGGGCGGTGTCGGCGGTGAGCAGGTCGATCTGCCGGGCCAGCCGCAGCACCGCCGCGCCGGACTCGGTGACCTGCACCGGCTTGCTGCGCACCAGCAGCACGCGCCCGGTGGCGATCTCCAGCGCCCGGAGCCGCTGGCTGACCGCCGACGGGGTCAGGTGCAAAGCGCGGGCGGCCGCCTCGAGGGTGCCCTCGCGGACGGTGGCGTCGAGCGCCTGCAACTGGGCCAGCTCCATGAAGCGACTCTAACGATCCCATCGAATCCTGAACTGGACTCGTGATTCCGGGCTTCCTACCGTCGAGGACGTGCTTCACACCCCCGCCCTGCTCGCCCTCGTCTCCGGACTCGCCCTCGGTCTCGGTCTGATCGTCGCCATCGGCGCGCAGAACGCGTTCGTGCTGCGCCAGGGCCTGCGGCTGGAGCACGTGACGGTGGTCGTGGCGGTGTGCGCGGTCTCGGACCTGGCGCTCATCGCAGCCGGGGTGCTCGGCGCGGGGTCCGCGCTGTCGGCGGTGCCGTGGCTGATCCCGGCCGTCTGCTTCGGCGGCGCGGCGTTCCTGCTCGGCTACGGGTTCCTGGCCGCGCGGAGGGCGCTGCGCCCCGGATCGTTGGTGCCCGACGCCGCCGGTGCGCGGACCGGGCTGGCGGTCACCGTGGCCACCTGCCTGGCGCTGACCTGGCTCAACCCGCACGTCTACCTCGACACCGTCGTCCTGCTCGGCTCGACGTCGGCGACCTTCGGCGAGCGCCGCTGGGAGTTTGCCGCCGGCGCGGGCGTGGCCAGCCTGCTGTGGTTCGCCGGGCTGGGCTATGGCGCCCGCCTGCTGCGGCCGGTCTTCGCCCGGCCCACCGCGTGGCGGGTGCTCGACGGGGTGATCGCGCTCGTGATGCTCGGGCTCGGCGTCTCGCTGGTGGTGCGCGGATTCACCGGTTGAGCTCGACGACGGCGTCCCCCGGGTCGTCCCGCTCGCGCAGGTGCAGCAGGTAGCTCACCCCGTCGGCCCGGCCGGTCCACACGGGTTCGGCGGGCGCGTGGCGGACGACGAGCCGCAGGCCCTCGGGGCGCCGGGTGCGGGCCAGCAGGACGATCGGGCCGACGTCGTCCCAGTGGACGGCGTCGTTGATCGGGCGGTCGGGGTGGACCACCGGGCCGCCGAAGCCGCAGCCGACGCGCCGACCGTCCGGGTGCTCGAGCTCGACGCCGAAGTACTCCTCGTCGCCGCGCTCCGGCTCGCGGACCGCGGACCAGCGCCACCGGCCCCAGGAGCCCTCCGCGAGCGTCGGCACGGCGGTCAGTCTGCCGCGTCGTCCTCGGCGAGGAAGCTCCACGTCTCGCGGGCCGGGGCGGCGGCCTGACCGGTCGGGCAGCTGGGCCGGAAGTCGCACCAGCTGCACTGCCGGCCCGGGGCGGTGGGAAACGCGACGTCGGGGTCCTCGCCCGCCTCGACGGCCGCGGTCGCGACGCCGATGTCGGCGGCGACGTCCTCGGCCCGGCGCACGTGGTTGGCCAGCGACCGGTCGGTGTGCTCGAAGCTCGCAACCGTGCCGCTGGGCAGGTGGTGCAGCTCGACGCGGGAGCAGGGCCGGCGCAGCGTGCGGCGGACGCCGAGCACGTAGGCGGCGAGCGCGGGTGAGCCGCGGGCGTCGTCGTCGGTGCTGGGTACCCGGCCGGTCTTGTAGTCGACGACGACCAGCTCGTCGCCGCGCCGGTCGATGCGGTCGACCCGGCCGGACAGCGCCAGCCGCTCGGTGGTGCAGCCGACGGTGCGCTCGGTGCCGACCGGCTCGTCGGTCGGGTCGAGGCCGGTGACGTAGTCGGTCAGCCAGGCGGCGGCGCGGGCCCGCCAGCGGGCGGCCTGCTCGTCGTCCCGGAAGCCGACCGGCGACCACACGCCGTAGAGCAGCTGCCGGGCGGCCGCGGTGGTGCGCTTGTCGATCGGCAGCTCGTACCAGGAGCGCAGCGCGGCGTGCACGGCCGCGCCGACGCTGTTGTGCGCCCAGGCCGGACCCTTCGCCGGGGTCGGCCGGTCGACGTAGCTGAAACGGTAGCGCCGCGGGCAGTCGCTGAAGCAGGCCAGCTTGCTCGGCGTCGCCGGGAACAGCCGCTTCGGCATGCCGGGCATCTCCAGCTGCGCGGCACTCACGGCGCCCACGGTAACCGAGCGTCAGTCCCGGAACGGCGCGCTGCCGGTACCGGCGTCGAGAAGCGCCTCGAGCTGC
Protein-coding regions in this window:
- a CDS encoding alpha/beta fold hydrolase — its product is MPGPVVPASSSTTPLPVLDTLPAPWPGEMVAVGDGEVFVRQIPWSGPVDGADDGAPRERALYVHGLGGASTNWTDLAALLRVRFDGWAVDLPGFGRSEPPAGHRYTIRGHARAVVDLLEHIAAQPGEAQGRPVHLLGNSLGGLVSLLVAARRPDRVASLTLISPAMPVYRVPPSFSRMLLLLLLPGVAGLAEKRMAGIAPEQHVRAMVDICFGDPARVPKERIDEAVEEMRDRAAQPWADRALVRSMRGLITSYLKVNGAWRMAERLTPPTLVIWGDRDRLVDPRLAPRLAAAVPGARLLVLEGVGHVAMLEAPEPTARAVLGMVEEPDAVPAGDTPSACR
- a CDS encoding TetR/AcrR family transcriptional regulator — its product is MQLLQAAQDVFVAQGFHAAAMDDIADRAGVSKPVLYQHFPGKRELYLALLEQHVDELTERVASAMADTEDNRARVDGAVGAYFDFIDAEGEAFRLVFESDLRNDDDVRAVVDRGTRACVEAIAEVIAGDTGSDPERALLLASGLTGLAETSARWWLPRKGTVSRDEAVTLMSSLAWRGISGFPRLEDH
- a CDS encoding DUF3107 domain-containing protein gives rise to the protein MEVKIGVQHSPRELIIESPKTPDEIEAEVSAAMSGSSKTGLLTLVDDRGRRVVVPVDRIAYVEIAQPDQRRVGFIAGA
- a CDS encoding SDR family oxidoreductase encodes the protein MPHLIVIGAGPGIAGATARRFGRDGYDVALVARDADRLTELGEGLQADGITAGWAPADAGDAAALTRAIGLFTAHAGPADVLLYNAVGRRQTTAADLTPEELAADLAAGVIGLQTAVQAVLPGMRERGSGTVLVTGGGAADDPRPAAPSLGVQKAALRALVTVLAEALAPEGIHVATATVRGLVRDDGPIRPVEIAELYAELVAETAGPREQWRTVVDVT
- a CDS encoding ferritin-like fold-containing protein → MSEVDTRAVVDLLGALAYAELTAFDRLAEDARLAPSLEGRAALAGMAVAEMGHFARLRERLLELGADPTEAMTPFVRALDAFHESTRPSTWLEGLVKAYVGDGLAADFYREIASFLPSPDRELVLDVLADTGHADFAVREVRAAIKADRTVAGRLALWGRRLVGEAISQSQAVIGEHDQLAELIIQGTGDLAGIGRLIERITAAHTDRMKRLGLNP
- a CDS encoding DEAD/DEAH box helicase is translated as MHPDVVAALAEVGITRTFAIQELTLPLALAGHDLIGQARTGTGKTLGFGVPLLQRIVPPAEGGDGVPQALVVVPTRELCVQVARDLATAGSKRGIRVQAIYGGRAYEPQVSALKGGVEVVVGTPGRLLDLAEQGHLILGKVRALVLDEADEMLDLGFLPDIERILGMVPTQRQTMLFSATMPGPIVTLSRSFMTQPTHIRAHGNDEGSTVPQTTQFIYRAHNLDKPELLARVLQSRDRGLVMVFCRTKRTAQKVADDLVERGFAAAAVHGDLGQGAREQALRAFRSGKVDVLVATDVAARGIDVTGVSHVVNYQCPEDEKTYVHRIGRTGRAGHTGVAVTLVDWDDIPRWQLINKALELDFENPPETYSTSPWVYTDLDVPETATGRLPRAQRTREGLDAEVLEDLGETGKKNRGGQSGQRGPARDGDEPERPRKSRPRRRTRGGGGAAASGESAPAEAPVAAAGEGGAPARRRRRRRGGANRGGGSESAA
- a CDS encoding outer membrane protein assembly factor BamB family protein encodes the protein MATLRCPPLRVWVWTAATLVLVVVATLLWRGSDAAATSRSTAAPAVDPTGSPAGALSQAWTRTAGVLPEQVVAGDRVIMGDRHGITALDPATGDPVWHYTRSNAVLCGVTATEGVAVAVFRTRIRCDQAVALHADTGGYAWTRSVDLDSDVTLRSTRSTVLAVSRGSVVVIDPLGDNIRWRSAPHGCSILDAVPGSSGIAVLLRCPGTQALRVRLLDGGQGNAAWTQDLSTNDGSQVQLAGADGGVAVVVGDELQFLSAADGTVTTVLPLPAAGQDDARPMSAVAGPLVLTWARGTLVARASDLAVLWQVPALGLPTPQTSLKALAMSSPLLVPEEGAFVALNPSNGQETGRSSVDGPPTGGVATPIGDVVVYRLPDRVIAYR
- a CDS encoding alpha/beta fold hydrolase, yielding MVLPGGTSDAVPLSIAPNDLRQLADHDASHRTFDGGAGPLVALDTGPADGATVLLVAGYTGTKEDFAPLLRPLCSAGYRAVALDQRGQFESPGPDDPAAYTVAELAADLMAVGRVLRAETSGPLHLLGHSFGGLVGRAAVLAEPALFTSLTLLGSGPSKLVGPRAVLLEYMRPLLAEGGVPAVHEAMQQLAMTDPKAQAVPAPTRAFLTQRFLANSAAGLLGMADAMTTEPDRVAELAATGLPVLVAHGVADDAWTPEAQADMAQRLGARHEVIPGSIHSPAIENPARTLEVLLDFWGSVSAAGSSVAS
- a CDS encoding oxygenase MpaB family protein — its product is MTFTADEDRLGFFGPESVTWRVHTDPSFSVGGLRALLLQALHPVAMDGVARNSAAREDPWPRLVRTAAYVDTLTFGTRTDALRAVGRVRGLHHRLGVDDPELLRWVHCCEVDSLLSCARRAGVPLTDDDADRYVAEQRTAASLIGAAEAPATVAALGAYFSRMRPVLAATPAARDAARLVLRPPMPTWVRFLTPARPAWGGLAALAFASLPPWARRMYSMPGLGVTDAAATAGLRAFRQAVLPLPQRVRRSPIVWAGYERVAAPLSA
- a CDS encoding LysR family transcriptional regulator ArgP, whose protein sequence is MELAQLQALDATVREGTLEAAARALHLTPSAVSQRLRALEIATGRVLLVRSKPVQVTESGAAVLRLARQIDLLTADTARELGGGTAERPPALPIAVNADSMNTWVLPALAPLAAEYTLDLHREDQEHTSALLRAGAVMAAITTEADPVPGCSVTRLGSMRYRPMAAPDFAARWFPDGPTREALRRAPIVVFDRKDDLQHVYLRRRLGPDADPPAHHVPASADFLAAIVLGFGWGMVLDLQRPGGALVELDPDGAVDVVLHWQQWKLRSESLDRVRAAIEQAARQRLDQAESGAATRS
- a CDS encoding LysE/ArgO family amino acid transporter, whose product is MLHTPALLALVSGLALGLGLIVAIGAQNAFVLRQGLRLEHVTVVVAVCAVSDLALIAAGVLGAGSALSAVPWLIPAVCFGGAAFLLGYGFLAARRALRPGSLVPDAAGARTGLAVTVATCLALTWLNPHVYLDTVVLLGSTSATFGERRWEFAAGAGVASLLWFAGLGYGARLLRPVFARPTAWRVLDGVIALVMLGLGVSLVVRGFTG
- a CDS encoding RecB family exonuclease — translated: MSAAQLEMPGMPKRLFPATPSKLACFSDCPRRYRFSYVDRPTPAKGPAWAHNSVGAAVHAALRSWYELPIDKRTTAAARQLLYGVWSPVGFRDDEQAARWRARAAAWLTDYVTGLDPTDEPVGTERTVGCTTERLALSGRVDRIDRRGDELVVVDYKTGRVPSTDDDARGSPALAAYVLGVRRTLRRPCSRVELHHLPSGTVASFEHTDRSLANHVRRAEDVAADIGVATAAVEAGEDPDVAFPTAPGRQCSWCDFRPSCPTGQAAAPARETWSFLAEDDAAD